One window from the genome of Gambusia affinis linkage group LG14, SWU_Gaff_1.0, whole genome shotgun sequence encodes:
- the pdia8 gene encoding protein disulfide isomerase family A, member 8, whose translation MMPVIPVLSAVSLALVSLCPTALCARRDVLELGDADFDYLATEHETMLVKFYAPWCGHCKKLAPEFEKAAGRLKGIVQLAKVDCTANSETCGRFGVTGYPTLKIFRSGKDSAPYDGPRSASGIYNYMTKQTGPDSLHLKSKEDLQNFVNNYDASIVGVFSGTDAPRLDEFLKAAGLLREQFRFAHITDLQVAEEQTQTESVLLFRPPRLANAFEDSVVVFTDYLTISSLRRFIRDNIYGLCPHMTMENRDRLRVRDLLTAYYDLDYHHNIRGSNYWRNRVMKVASKYSGRGLIFSVANKRDFQAELEDDYGLGTADGGELPFVTIRTKLGHKYTMREEFTRDGQSLERFLEDYFAGRLKRYIRSEPVPEKNAAPVKVVVAESFDDIVNDPNKDVLIQFYSPSCPHCKKLEPVYWELAETLYSDPNVVVAKMNAVDNDVPLGYDVQGFPTIYFAPVGKKDDPVRYQGARELKDFLKFLKQEASHNLVLPGFKEEL comes from the exons ATGATGCCCGTTATCCCTGTCCTGTCCGCTGTCTCGCTGGCGCTGGTGTCTCTTTGTCCAACCGCCCTGTGCGCGCGCAGAGACGTGCTCGAGCTCGGGGACGCGGACTTCGACTACCTGGCAACGGAGCACGAGACCATGCTGGTGAAGTTCTACGCTCCATG GTGTGGCCACTGTAAGAAACTGGCTCCAGAGTTTGAAAAAGCAGCGGGTCGGCTAAAAGGAATCGTTCAGTTAGCAAAG GTGGACTGCACTGCTAACTCTGAGACTTGTGGTCGTTTTGGCGTCACTGGGTATCCGACTCTGAAGATCTTCAGGTCTGGGAAGGACTCTGCTCCCTATGATGGGCCTCGCTCTgcaa GTGGGATCTACAACTACATGACGAAGCAGACCGGTCCAGACTCGCTCCACCTAAAGAGTAAAGAAGACCTCCAGAACTTTGTCAACAACTACGATGCCAGCATCGTCG GTGTTTTCTCAGGTACCGATGCGCCGCGTCTGGATGAGTTTCTGAAGGCGGCCGGTCTGTTGAGAGAACAGTTCAGGTTTGCTCACATCACTGACCTGCAGGTCGCCGAGGAGCAAACCCAAACCGA gaGCGTTTTGCTCTTCAGGCCTCCCAGACTGGCCAACGCCTTTGAGGACAGTGTCGTTGTCTTCACGGATTACCTGACCATCAGCTCTCTGAGACGCTTCATCAGAGACAACAT CTATGGTCTCTGTCCTCACATGACTATGGAGAACAGAGACCGCCTCCGGGTTCGTGACTTGCTGACGGCGTACTATGACCTGGACTACCATCACAACATCCGAGGGTCAAACTACTGGAGGAACAG GGTGATGAAGGTTGCCTCCAAATAcagtgggcgtggcctaatctTCTCGGTAGCCAATAAGAGGGACTTCCAGGCGGAGCTGGAGGACGACTACGGTCTGGGGACGGCGGACGGCGGCGAGCTGCCGTTCGTCACCATCCGGACCAAACTGGGCCACAAGTACACCATGAGGGAGGAGTTCAC GAGGGACGGCCAGTCGCTGGAGCGGTTCCTAGAGGATTACTTCGCAGGTCGTCTGAAGCGTTACATCCGATCAGAACCGGTACCGGAGAAGAACGCCGCTCCTGTGAAG GTGGTGGTTGCCGAGTCGTTTGATGACATCGTTAATGATCCAAATAAAGATGTTCTGATCCAGTTTTACTCTCCGTCGTGTCCACACTGCAAGAAGTTGGAACCGGTTTACTGGGAGCTGGCGGAAACG CTGTATTCTGATCCAAACGTCGTCGTTGCCAAGATGAACGCCGTCGATAACGACGTCCCGCTGGGATACGACGTCCAGGG CTTTCCAACCATTTATTTTGCTCCAGTGGGTAAAAAAGATGATCCTGTTCGATACCAG GGAGCTCGGGAGCTGAAGGACTTCTTGAAGTTCCTGAAACAAGAGGCCAGTCACAATCTGGTGCTGCCCGGGTTTAAGGAGGAACTGTGA
- the cct3 gene encoding T-complex protein 1 subunit gamma, producing the protein MFGQQVIVLNQNMKRESGRKVQTGNINAAKTIADVIRTCLGPRAMMKMLLDPTGGIVMTNDGNAILREIQVQHPAAKSMIEISRTQDEEVGDGTTSVIILAGEMLAVAEQFLEQQMHPTVIISAYRQALEDMLETLKEVSTPVDTSDLSMMLKIVHSAINTKALSRWSELACSIALDAVRTVELEENGRKEIDIKKYAKVEKVPGGFIEDSCVLKGVMINKDVTHPRMRRLIKNPRIILLDCSLEYKKGESQTDIEITKEEDFARILKMEEEYIQQICEDIIRLKPDLIFTEKGISDLAQHYLVKANITAIRRVRKTDNNRIARACGAHIVSRTDELREQDIGVKAGLFEVKKIGDEYFTFITECKDPKACTILLRGASKEILAEVERNLQDAMQVCRNVLLDPFLLPGGGAVEMAVSKHLMERSRALTGVEQWPYRAVAQALEVIPRTLIQNCGASTIRVLTSLRAKHTQENSATWGVDGETGCLSDMSVLGIWEPLAVKAQTYKTAVETAILLLRIDDIVSGQKKKGKDEQMGGQGAE; encoded by the exons ATGTTCGGCCAGCAGGTTATAGTGCTCA ATCAGAACATGAAGAGAGAGTCGGGACGTAAAGTCCAGACAGGAAACATCAATGCTGCAAAG ACCATTGCAGATGTGATCAGAACCTGCCTTGGCCCACGGGCCATGATGAAG ATGTTACTCGACCCCACAGGAGGAATCGTCATGACGAATGACGGGAACGCCATCCTCAGAGAG ATTCAGGTGCAGCATCCTGCAGCCAAGTCTATGATTGAGATCAGCCGCACGCAGGATGAAGAGGTGGGAGACGGCACCACCTCAGTCATCATTCTGG CTGGAGAGATGTTGGCCGTTGCTGAGCAGTTTCTGGAGCAGCAGATGCATCCGACGGTGATCATCAGCGCCTACAGGCAGGCTCTGGAGGACATGCTGGAAACCCTGAAGGAAGTCAG cacCCCAGTGGACACTTCAGATCTCTCCATGATGTTGAAGATCGTTCACTCAGCCATCAACACCAAAGCTCTGAGCCGCTGGTCAGAACTGGCCTGCAGCATCGCGCTGGACGCCGTTCGGACCGTCGAGCTGGAGGAGAACGGACGCAAAGAGATTGACATCAAGAAGTACGCCAAGGTGGAGAAG GTTCCAGGTGGGTTCATCGAGGACTCCTGTGTGCTGAAAGGCGTGATGATCAACAAAGACGTGACTCACCCCAGAATGAGACGGCTGATCAAAAACCCTCGCATCATCCTGCTCGACTGTTCTCTGGAGTACAAGAAGGGCGAGAGCCAG ACTGACATCGAGATCACCAAGGAGGAAGACTTTGCCAGGATCCTAAAGATGGAGGAAGAGTACATCCAGCAGATCTGTGAGGACATCATCCGCCTCAAACCAGATCTGATCTTCACTGAGAAAGGCATCTCAG atcTGGCTCAGCACTACCTGGTGAAGGCGAACATCACCGCCATCCGCCGCGTGAGGAAGACTGACAACAACCGCATTGCCAG GGCGTGTGGCGCTCACATCGTCAGCCGGACAGACGAACTGCGTGAGCAAGACATCGGCGTCAAGGCTGGGCTGTTCGAGGTGAAGAAGATCGGGGATGAGTATTTCACCTTCATCACAGAGTGCAAAGACCCGAAAGCCTGCACCATCCTGCTGAGAGGAGCGAGCAAGGAGATCCTGGCG GAGGTGGAGAGGAACCTGCAGGACGCCATGCAGGTGTGCCGCAATGTGCTGCTCGACCCGTTCCTGCTGCCAGGAGGTGGCGCTGTGGAGATGGCTGTGTCGAAGCATCTGATGGAGCGTTCCCGCGCTCTGACCGGTGTGGAGCAGTGGCCGTACCGCGCCGTGGCCCAGGCGCTGGAGGTCATCCCCCGAACCCTGATCCAGAACTGTGGAGCGTCCACCATCAGAGTGCTGACATCACTGAGG GCCAAACACACCCAGGAGAACAGTGCGACTTGGGGCGTCGATGGAGAAACTGGCTGCCTGTCTGACATGTCTGTTCTCGGCATCTGGGAGCCACTGGCTGTGAAGGCCCAGACCTACAAGACCGCAGTGGAG ACAGCCATCTTGTTGCTGCGCATCGACGACATCGTATCTGGTCAGAAGAAGAAGGGCAAAGACGAGCAGATGGGAGGACAGGGCGCCGAGTAG